A section of the Leptospira kobayashii genome encodes:
- a CDS encoding periplasmic-type flagellar collar protein FlbB: MASVTDKTRSFFLILLIFFLITIGFFIFDYFQVLNAEDYLPFLKRSPSFVNQDLLSPTELEKLEMEKARERLISDKEELDRLKAELDSAKNSLATDKERLEELKEGIQRKEKEMAEKARKESARSEKVKVLANKVANMPPESARDMLLNWPDYDIIEVFEQMDKDAEEEGRPTITTYLLTLFPAERRSVISNKWLDASAKNVPGYGKTLDDEDGEPSD, from the coding sequence ATGGCAAGTGTAACGGACAAAACCAGATCCTTTTTTTTAATCTTACTGATTTTTTTTCTAATCACAATCGGGTTTTTTATTTTTGATTATTTTCAAGTCCTGAATGCGGAAGACTATCTACCCTTCCTGAAAAGATCTCCCAGCTTTGTAAATCAGGATCTTCTTTCTCCGACGGAGTTGGAAAAACTGGAGATGGAAAAAGCAAGAGAGAGACTCATCTCCGACAAAGAAGAATTGGATCGACTCAAAGCAGAATTGGATTCTGCAAAGAACTCTCTTGCTACCGATAAGGAAAGATTGGAAGAGCTGAAAGAAGGAATCCAGAGAAAAGAAAAGGAAATGGCGGAGAAAGCCAGAAAGGAATCCGCAAGGTCGGAGAAGGTAAAAGTTCTTGCGAACAAAGTGGCGAACATGCCTCCCGAGTCAGCAAGAGATATGCTCCTCAATTGGCCCGACTATGATATCATAGAAGTATTCGAACAAATGGACAAAGACGCGGAAGAAGAAGGCCGACCTACCATCACAACCTATTTGCTGACTTTATTTCCTGCGGAAAGAAGATCCGTGATTTCCAACAAATGGTTGGATGCAAGTGCTAAGAATGTTCCCGGTTACGGTAAAACTTTGGATGATGAAGACGGTGAACCTTCGGATTGA
- the gmk gene encoding guanylate kinase, with protein sequence MSSTSPNLYIISSVAGGGKSTIISRILSIHPEFYFSISCTTRAPRPGDIPGVTYYFLTVDEFKKKIEEDQFYEWASVHGNYYGTLKAPIHKAIAENKVVLLDIDVQGAKTVKALRPESVSIFIQPPSRDIWIERLIKRGTDSEESIERRITNGIGELEQASSFDYVVVNDDLDRATEEVKSIIQSEGSPSSSSKVLP encoded by the coding sequence ATGAGTTCTACTAGTCCCAATCTTTACATTATATCCTCTGTGGCAGGCGGCGGAAAATCTACAATCATCAGCAGAATTCTTTCCATTCATCCTGAGTTTTATTTTTCCATATCTTGCACTACAAGAGCTCCAAGGCCCGGAGATATTCCGGGAGTGACTTATTATTTTCTAACCGTAGATGAGTTCAAAAAGAAAATAGAAGAAGATCAGTTCTATGAATGGGCTTCCGTACATGGAAATTACTACGGCACTTTAAAAGCTCCGATTCACAAGGCAATCGCAGAAAACAAAGTTGTTTTACTCGATATAGACGTGCAAGGCGCCAAAACTGTCAAGGCGCTCCGTCCTGAGTCCGTCAGCATTTTCATCCAACCGCCGAGCCGCGATATTTGGATCGAGAGACTGATCAAAAGAGGAACGGACTCGGAAGAAAGTATAGAAAGAAGGATTACAAACGGAATCGGAGAGCTAGAACAAGCGTCTAGCTTTGATTATGTGGTGGTAAATGATGATTTGGATCGTGCTACGGAAGAAGTGAAATCCATCATTCAATCCGAAGGTTCACCGTCTTCATCATCCAAAGTTTTACCGTAA
- a CDS encoding DUF370 domain-containing protein — MSSLPVLNVGFSNIVFASKILAILQAESAGAKRLRLEAKESSRLIDATQGRKTRSVLVLDSGHIVLSAIRPDSLAKRLENGDNSFGKEDEEEE, encoded by the coding sequence ATGTCTTCTCTTCCCGTCTTAAACGTCGGGTTTTCCAATATAGTATTTGCTTCCAAGATACTTGCCATTTTACAAGCGGAATCGGCAGGCGCGAAGAGATTACGCCTTGAGGCGAAAGAATCTTCCCGTTTGATTGATGCTACCCAAGGGAGAAAGACGCGTTCCGTACTAGTTCTGGATTCAGGACATATTGTACTCTCTGCGATTCGTCCGGACAGTCTCGCCAAACGTCTGGAAAACGGAGACAATAGTTTCGGTAAAGAGGACGAGGAAGAAGAATGA
- a CDS encoding DUF342 domain-containing protein, whose translation MSLTGFLQEELAEFEKKEKEQVEVIGDSIEECLALASVHFGKKIHELDYTVLKRGRKRLFFSEPFHIRVSIIPEDLILEELSALDERLTGGTGKLLSKDLKDLVAPKNKDGRLSVKIYKTGVFLTVYPPLGEGTPVAMADVTKRLSFRGVAGVDPAILAKIIKDKKGEPVLISNQKPKQGNDSSCNIEIGSEQMKAFVTIFPARPGGRDLEVNDIVVSLKNMGISYGLKEADIKQALDEDKINTPFVGAEGDHPVNGNNAEIRYYVRTEKKVNFKEDQSGRVDYKDLDMIENVVVGQLLAEKIPAQKGKLGRNLFGMVLPAKDGSDVELKQGKGTILSEDKMRLTAEVNGQVLYALGKLSVETVYRINGDVGVKTGNVTFLGSIIITGNVEDNYSVKAAGNIEIYGTVQKAIIEADGDIIVRQGVTGREEARVESTGGNIVAKFIQNATVITERDIIVQEGILHSHLMAGGKVSCKGKRGQIVGGTIQAAQLIAAKIIGSQANPQTDLIVGVNPKILKQINEYEEKKNENQDKFDQLTKTMRTLRARKEADPASFSPENEAHLQKLEAGTKKLEKRIQEYDKEIQTLTAYMEEQAASGRVSVEKTIFPGVSIRIRNADFKLRHETKAKTFFEEGGQVRSTNYEDPDEDKNDWRKKRGRAKPKN comes from the coding sequence ATGTCTCTCACCGGGTTTCTGCAAGAGGAACTTGCCGAGTTCGAAAAAAAAGAAAAAGAACAAGTAGAAGTGATCGGAGATTCGATCGAAGAATGTCTTGCTCTTGCATCCGTTCACTTCGGTAAAAAAATCCATGAGCTGGATTATACCGTTTTAAAAAGAGGAAGAAAGAGACTTTTTTTCTCAGAGCCTTTTCATATCCGTGTCTCTATCATTCCGGAAGACTTGATCTTGGAAGAGTTGAGTGCTTTGGACGAAAGACTCACTGGCGGCACAGGCAAATTACTTTCCAAAGATCTGAAAGATCTGGTTGCTCCTAAAAACAAAGACGGTCGTCTCTCCGTAAAAATTTACAAGACAGGTGTATTTCTTACCGTTTATCCTCCGTTAGGAGAGGGAACTCCCGTAGCCATGGCGGATGTTACCAAACGACTGTCCTTTCGGGGAGTTGCGGGAGTTGATCCTGCCATCTTGGCCAAAATCATCAAAGATAAAAAAGGTGAGCCGGTTCTTATCTCGAATCAAAAACCGAAACAAGGAAATGATTCCAGCTGCAATATTGAAATCGGTTCCGAGCAAATGAAGGCATTTGTTACTATTTTCCCTGCGAGACCCGGTGGGCGTGATTTGGAAGTCAACGATATAGTCGTTTCTTTGAAGAACATGGGAATCAGTTACGGTTTGAAAGAAGCCGACATCAAACAGGCGCTTGATGAAGATAAAATCAATACTCCTTTCGTCGGTGCGGAAGGAGATCACCCCGTTAATGGAAATAATGCGGAAATCCGTTATTATGTTCGAACCGAAAAAAAAGTGAACTTCAAGGAAGATCAATCGGGAAGAGTCGACTACAAAGACTTGGATATGATCGAGAACGTAGTTGTAGGACAATTACTTGCCGAAAAAATACCCGCTCAGAAAGGAAAGTTGGGAAGAAATCTTTTCGGAATGGTGCTTCCCGCCAAAGACGGGTCAGATGTGGAATTGAAACAAGGAAAGGGAACCATACTTTCCGAAGATAAGATGCGTTTGACGGCGGAAGTCAACGGCCAAGTACTTTACGCACTTGGGAAACTTTCGGTAGAAACAGTCTACCGTATCAATGGGGATGTGGGAGTCAAAACAGGAAATGTTACCTTCCTCGGTTCCATCATCATTACAGGAAACGTAGAAGATAATTATTCGGTTAAGGCTGCGGGAAATATCGAAATCTACGGAACTGTTCAAAAAGCAATCATAGAAGCGGACGGAGACATCATCGTAAGACAAGGTGTGACGGGAAGGGAAGAGGCGCGTGTTGAATCCACAGGAGGCAATATCGTTGCTAAGTTCATTCAGAACGCAACCGTCATTACAGAAAGAGATATCATTGTTCAGGAAGGGATTTTGCATTCACATCTGATGGCAGGTGGTAAGGTCAGTTGCAAAGGAAAGAGAGGCCAGATTGTAGGCGGTACCATCCAAGCAGCGCAGCTCATTGCCGCAAAAATCATCGGGTCCCAAGCCAATCCTCAGACAGATCTCATCGTCGGGGTCAATCCGAAGATACTCAAGCAGATCAATGAATATGAAGAGAAGAAAAACGAGAACCAGGACAAATTCGATCAACTGACCAAAACCATGCGTACTCTCCGCGCTCGTAAAGAAGCGGACCCTGCCAGCTTTTCTCCCGAAAACGAAGCCCACCTTCAGAAATTGGAAGCTGGGACTAAGAAGCTCGAAAAACGAATCCAGGAATACGATAAGGAAATCCAGACTCTCACTGCCTATATGGAAGAACAGGCCGCCAGTGGCCGCGTTTCCGTGGAAAAAACCATCTTTCCCGGCGTTTCCATCCGGATCCGAAATGCAGATTTCAAACTGCGGCACGAAACCAAGGCAAAAACCTTCTTTGAGGAAGGGGGCCAGGTGCGAAGTACCAATTACGAAGATCCGGACGAAGATAAAAATGACTGGAGAAAAAAACGAGGTCGTGCTAAACCTAAGAACTAG
- the whiG gene encoding RNA polymerase sigma factor WhiG: MSRLLDKYNQFDETDLWKQYRVNKNPEIRSYLVEKYSPLVKHVAGRIAIGMPQNVEFEDLVSYGVFGLLDAIEKFDPSREIKFKTYAMTRIRGSVFDELRSVDWIPRSIRQKAKQLEGIIAMLENKEGKKVEDEEIAKELGVSMDEYNSLLTKLSGTSLVSLNDIWFLGDENDEVSFMETLESPMNMNPDNIIEKEEIKNVIVDAIKSLPEKEKKVIVLYYYEDLTLKEIGEVLEVTESRISQLHTKAVARLRSKLSKVKSAIQKR, translated from the coding sequence ATGTCCAGATTGTTAGACAAATACAACCAATTTGATGAGACAGATCTCTGGAAACAGTATCGAGTCAATAAGAACCCCGAAATCCGTAGTTATCTCGTGGAGAAATATTCTCCCCTTGTCAAACACGTAGCCGGCCGCATTGCGATCGGAATGCCTCAAAATGTTGAATTCGAAGATTTGGTAAGTTATGGCGTCTTTGGTTTGTTAGACGCTATTGAAAAATTCGACCCTTCCCGCGAAATTAAATTTAAAACTTATGCTATGACCCGTATCCGCGGGTCAGTATTCGACGAACTTCGGTCAGTCGATTGGATTCCCCGTTCTATCCGCCAAAAGGCAAAACAATTGGAAGGCATCATCGCGATGTTGGAAAATAAAGAAGGGAAAAAAGTGGAGGACGAAGAGATCGCAAAAGAACTCGGAGTTTCCATGGATGAGTACAATTCCCTTCTCACCAAACTTTCGGGCACTTCCCTTGTATCCTTAAATGACATTTGGTTTCTTGGAGATGAAAACGACGAAGTTTCTTTTATGGAAACTTTGGAATCTCCGATGAATATGAATCCTGACAATATCATCGAAAAAGAAGAAATCAAAAACGTGATCGTAGATGCGATCAAATCCCTACCGGAAAAAGAGAAAAAAGTAATTGTATTATACTACTACGAAGATCTCACCTTAAAAGAGATAGGCGAAGTGTTGGAAGTAACAGAGTCCCGCATTTCACAACTCCATACCAAGGCGGTAGCACGTTTGAGAAGCAAACTCTCCAAAGTGAAATCGGCCATCCAAAAAAGATAG
- a CDS encoding MinD/ParA family protein, with protein sequence MDQAANLRKLTEGNTGLKLVPTSDAQKKTKIIAVASGKGGVGKSTVSVNLAIAIAKTGLKVLIFDGDLGLANVNVLLGIIPKYNLYHVVKGHKSLKDIIISTPEGVDIIAGASGYSQLANLNETQRNNLIKGFVDLDRYDVMIIDTGAGISANVIGLVMPADEVVVVTTPEPTSITDSYGLIKSIVSQSKDKNLKIIVNRVRSAIEGKKVADRVIDISGQFLEVQVENLGFIFQDEEVERSIREQKPFILNSPRCKAAACLTRITHNLLQTEGGYSDEEGLTGFFKKFFNFVDFKEKEMEKEMEDEG encoded by the coding sequence ATGGACCAAGCTGCAAATCTTAGAAAGCTTACTGAAGGAAATACTGGTTTAAAATTAGTCCCGACTTCCGATGCTCAGAAAAAAACAAAGATCATCGCGGTTGCTTCCGGAAAAGGCGGGGTTGGTAAAAGTACTGTTTCCGTAAACCTTGCCATAGCCATAGCGAAGACAGGCCTTAAGGTTTTGATCTTTGACGGAGACTTGGGACTTGCCAACGTCAACGTATTACTTGGAATCATTCCTAAATACAATCTCTATCATGTGGTCAAAGGCCATAAATCTTTAAAAGACATTATTATCTCCACACCGGAAGGGGTGGACATCATTGCAGGTGCCTCCGGGTATTCTCAGCTCGCCAATTTAAACGAAACTCAAAGAAACAATCTGATCAAAGGATTTGTGGACTTGGATCGTTACGATGTAATGATCATAGATACCGGCGCGGGGATCTCCGCCAATGTGATCGGTCTTGTTATGCCTGCCGATGAAGTGGTGGTCGTTACAACTCCCGAACCTACTTCCATCACCGACTCCTACGGACTCATCAAATCGATTGTTTCTCAGTCCAAAGACAAAAATCTAAAGATCATAGTGAATCGGGTTCGCAGTGCCATTGAAGGAAAAAAAGTAGCGGACAGAGTCATCGATATCTCCGGTCAATTTTTGGAAGTCCAAGTGGAAAATTTGGGATTTATCTTTCAAGACGAAGAAGTGGAAAGATCCATCCGGGAACAAAAACCTTTTATTTTAAACTCTCCTCGTTGTAAGGCGGCGGCTTGTTTGACTCGAATCACTCATAATTTGTTACAAACAGAAGGCGGTTATTCCGATGAAGAAGGCCTCACCGGATTTTTCAAAAAATTCTTTAACTTTGTAGATTTCAAAGAGAAAGAGATGGAAAAAGAAATGGAAGACGAAGGTTAA
- the flhF gene encoding flagellar biosynthesis protein FlhF: MDFVKIRGKDLQDCIMQMKMKYGPEAHIYDQRVTTEGGLFGTGLLASKMYEIDVGIPEKQNSKDRIEKKLKDLKELIKQKQKTDSLVPANEKKVAKTIETVRPYSERRRRAAVMERMEPIVIDDEDYELESSLKPYQAEEQIGLSLANVPEIHGKPPISREIPQVSIPKRHSNIEKLSDKLKSEGMSASYVDEITQVLEEHLSSVDASRFATVCEKAISILESRITIDSDLFSGTPRGKRKVVFFVGPTGAGKTTSIAKLAAKYSLHMGKKVSLYTTDNYRIAAIDQLKFYADAMGMPFYAAKDVRKLKEAVARDGSELILVDTAGYSHKNPDNILKLREFYQAFGDKDYLENILVLSSTISSSNARSVADAYETIGYKRILLTKLDEAEYLGSVVELADTIHREFAFCSVGQDVPFDILNASKKLLAECVVYPEKLKGIAGEVFDKAT; the protein is encoded by the coding sequence ATGGATTTCGTCAAAATCCGAGGCAAAGATTTACAAGACTGTATCATGCAAATGAAAATGAAATATGGGCCGGAGGCGCATATTTATGATCAACGTGTAACAACGGAAGGCGGACTCTTCGGAACCGGGCTTCTCGCAAGCAAGATGTATGAAATCGATGTGGGTATCCCAGAAAAACAAAACTCCAAAGATCGTATTGAGAAAAAACTCAAAGATCTGAAAGAACTGATCAAACAAAAGCAGAAAACGGATTCACTTGTGCCGGCAAACGAGAAGAAGGTGGCGAAAACGATTGAAACCGTAAGACCTTATTCGGAAAGAAGAAGAAGGGCGGCCGTTATGGAACGAATGGAGCCGATCGTAATCGATGACGAGGATTACGAATTGGAATCTTCTTTAAAGCCATACCAAGCGGAAGAACAAATCGGTTTGTCATTGGCAAATGTTCCCGAAATTCATGGAAAACCCCCTATTTCGAGAGAAATTCCGCAAGTTTCCATTCCCAAAAGACATTCCAATATTGAAAAACTTTCCGACAAATTGAAATCGGAAGGGATGAGCGCAAGTTATGTGGACGAGATTACACAAGTGCTGGAAGAACATCTTTCTTCCGTAGATGCGTCTCGTTTTGCAACCGTGTGTGAAAAAGCGATTTCTATACTCGAATCTAGAATCACAATCGATTCCGATCTATTCAGCGGAACGCCCCGCGGAAAAAGAAAGGTGGTTTTTTTCGTAGGACCTACGGGCGCGGGGAAAACCACTTCCATAGCAAAACTTGCAGCAAAATACTCCCTCCATATGGGAAAGAAAGTTTCCTTATACACAACGGATAACTACCGTATTGCGGCGATCGACCAACTGAAATTTTATGCGGATGCGATGGGCATGCCTTTTTATGCAGCGAAAGACGTTCGCAAATTGAAAGAGGCGGTCGCTCGGGACGGATCCGAACTGATTTTAGTGGACACTGCCGGTTACTCTCATAAAAACCCCGACAATATTTTGAAACTTCGGGAATTTTACCAGGCATTTGGAGACAAAGACTATCTGGAAAACATTTTGGTTCTTTCTTCCACGATTTCTTCCTCCAATGCCCGCTCGGTTGCAGACGCTTATGAGACAATAGGATACAAAAGAATTTTATTAACTAAGCTGGATGAAGCAGAATATTTAGGTTCTGTAGTGGAATTAGCCGATACTATTCACAGGGAATTCGCATTTTGTAGTGTGGGGCAGGATGTTCCTTTTGACATCCTTAACGCTTCTAAAAAACTTCTTGCAGAGTGTGTAGTTTACCCAGAGAAATTGAAGGGGATAGCCGGCGAGGTCTTTGATAAGGCCACTTAG
- a CDS encoding DUF1330 domain-containing protein yields the protein MTKESEKTLLSYETVVGLKIKDEDLYTKYRESMTPLLKNYEGGFRYDFKIQETLISENTNFINRVFLIFFKNKELKNSFFSDPNYLKIRETYFSPSVESTTIIAEYERYN from the coding sequence ATGACAAAAGAATCAGAAAAAACATTATTATCTTATGAAACGGTCGTTGGTTTGAAAATAAAAGATGAAGATCTTTATACTAAGTATAGGGAATCTATGACTCCGCTTTTGAAAAATTACGAGGGTGGCTTTCGTTATGATTTTAAAATTCAAGAAACGTTGATTAGCGAAAATACAAATTTCATAAATAGAGTGTTCTTGATTTTCTTTAAGAATAAGGAATTGAAAAATAGTTTCTTTTCCGATCCGAACTATTTAAAAATAAGAGAAACCTATTTCTCTCCTTCCGTCGAATCTACCACCATCATTGCCGAATATGAACGTTATAATTAA
- a CDS encoding dihydrofolate reductase family protein: protein MRKIIFAINITADGYCSHTDMIGDDELHEYFTDLLRNGTLILYGRITYQLMVPFWPEVARDQSESKATNEFARVFDSLDKILFSTTLEQVEETNTRLVRGNIMEEVLALREQPGKEIFVGSLSIASQLSERGLIDEYRFVVHPVVAGKGPRLFDTVKPQESLRLDFLGSKTLQSGAIALHYKKHV from the coding sequence ATGAGAAAAATTATTTTCGCAATCAATATTACCGCTGATGGGTATTGCAGTCACACGGACATGATCGGTGACGACGAGTTGCACGAGTATTTCACCGATCTTTTGCGTAATGGAACTCTTATTCTTTATGGCCGAATCACGTATCAACTCATGGTACCCTTTTGGCCTGAAGTGGCCAGGGATCAATCGGAGTCGAAAGCAACCAATGAGTTCGCTCGCGTGTTCGACTCACTTGATAAGATCTTATTTTCCACCACATTGGAACAGGTTGAGGAAACGAATACGAGACTTGTGCGGGGAAACATTATGGAAGAGGTGCTTGCCTTGAGGGAACAGCCTGGAAAGGAAATTTTCGTAGGCAGCTTGAGCATTGCGTCTCAGCTTTCTGAGCGTGGTTTGATAGATGAGTATCGTTTCGTGGTTCATCCGGTCGTTGCAGGAAAGGGGCCGCGGCTGTTTGATACTGTGAAGCCGCAGGAAAGTCTTCGGTTGGACTTTCTTGGCTCAAAAACTCTTCAATCTGGCGCCATTGCTCTTCACTACAAAAAACATGTTTGA
- a CDS encoding DUF1761 domain-containing protein has product MINQLINLNWISVSVAYVVYSVLGALWFTLFFKRQYVISLGKENEAPQKPAPIFIIGPAVCILVITIASAILIYALGIDSISGALEFTLIIGMGFLVSNTINIAINPNIPRPIHYGIITGSYHLTGILIVSLIIVTMK; this is encoded by the coding sequence ATGATAAATCAGTTAATTAACTTAAATTGGATAAGTGTTTCCGTAGCTTACGTAGTATATTCTGTGCTTGGGGCTTTATGGTTCACTTTGTTTTTCAAAAGACAGTATGTTATTTCGTTGGGCAAAGAAAATGAGGCACCTCAAAAACCGGCCCCTATTTTCATTATCGGGCCAGCGGTGTGCATACTCGTAATAACGATTGCAAGTGCTATCTTGATTTATGCTTTAGGGATTGATTCAATCAGTGGGGCACTTGAATTCACTCTAATCATAGGAATGGGATTTTTGGTATCGAATACTATAAATATTGCCATTAACCCAAACATACCCCGACCAATTCATTACGGTATTATTACTGGGTCGTACCACTTGACAGGCATTTTAATTGTTAGCCTCATCATAGTGACTATGAAGTAA
- a CDS encoding helix-turn-helix transcriptional regulator, with amino-acid sequence MSNNNLKRLPRLTAILVKLQTKKLLTAFELADDFSLSVRTIYRDIRALEKAGVPIITQEGKGYSLKEGYNVPPVMFTEKQANALILVEQLVLKNKDKSIVKDYSEAIEKIKAVLDSEQKEKIHLLIKRTHLDQNYEREKNSNNLSDLQIALTNCYLINIEYTNEKNIITRRQLEPFALLSTQNWLLLAKCRLRNEFRFFRLDRIGKLELLPEKFPSHNMSLQEYFDRYY; translated from the coding sequence ATGAGTAACAACAACTTAAAAAGACTCCCGCGATTAACTGCAATTTTAGTTAAGTTACAAACAAAAAAGCTATTAACAGCATTTGAATTAGCGGATGATTTTTCCTTAAGTGTCAGAACCATTTACAGGGATATCCGAGCTTTGGAAAAAGCAGGGGTTCCTATAATAACTCAGGAAGGAAAAGGTTATTCGCTGAAAGAAGGTTATAATGTTCCGCCGGTGATGTTCACTGAAAAACAAGCGAATGCTCTGATCCTCGTCGAACAGTTAGTTTTAAAAAACAAAGATAAATCAATTGTAAAAGATTATTCGGAAGCGATCGAAAAGATAAAAGCCGTATTGGATTCCGAACAAAAAGAAAAAATCCATTTGCTAATAAAACGAACACATCTCGATCAAAACTACGAAAGGGAAAAAAATAGTAACAATTTGTCTGATTTGCAAATCGCTTTGACAAATTGTTACTTGATCAATATCGAATATACAAATGAAAAAAATATCATAACAAGGCGCCAACTGGAACCGTTTGCTTTGCTTAGCACTCAAAATTGGTTATTGCTGGCCAAATGTCGATTAAGAAATGAATTCCGTTTTTTTCGTCTGGATAGAATAGGAAAATTAGAACTTCTCCCGGAAAAGTTTCCTTCACATAATATGTCCTTACAGGAATATTTTGATCGGTATTATTAA
- a CDS encoding VOC family protein gives MKKNKLLRMDNVGIVVKSLDKAISFFEEIGLKLEGRATIEGEWAGRITGLGSQCVEIAMMVTPDGHSRLELSQFLTPPIISDHRTAPVNALGYLRVMFTVEDIDEMVSRLTKSGAQLVGEVVQYENSYRLCYIRGTEGLLIGLAQELGNK, from the coding sequence ATGAAAAAAAACAAATTATTAAGAATGGATAATGTCGGTATCGTTGTAAAATCCCTTGATAAGGCAATATCTTTCTTTGAAGAGATTGGGTTGAAGCTCGAAGGGCGAGCCACTATAGAAGGTGAATGGGCTGGTCGAATCACCGGACTCGGTTCTCAGTGCGTAGAAATTGCTATGATGGTTACCCCGGATGGTCATAGCAGACTTGAGCTTTCACAATTTCTCACCCCACCTATTATTTCAGATCACCGGACTGCTCCTGTAAACGCACTCGGTTATCTGCGCGTTATGTTCACCGTTGAAGACATTGACGAAATGGTATCCAGGCTAACTAAATCCGGCGCTCAACTTGTTGGCGAAGTGGTTCAATACGAAAATTCGTATCGACTTTGTTATATTCGTGGAACGGAAGGCCTTTTGATCGGTTTAGCACAAGAACTCGGTAACAAATAA
- the purT gene encoding formate-dependent phosphoribosylglycinamide formyltransferase, translated as MQKIGTPFSPSSTKLVLLGSGELGKEVAIEAQRFGIHVIAIDRYPNAPAMQVAHEFRVIDMLDPIVLESTLREIKPDFIVPEIEAIHTKTLEKLEADGFKIVPSAKAVNLTMNREGIRNFASIELGLKTSNYRFADNLTEFQNCIKEIGMPCVVKPIMSSSGKGQSLIREEKDILGAWEYGQTGGRSGKGRMIIEEFVSFDFEITLLTIRHIGGTSFLEPIGHKQVHGDYVESWMPQPMSDLALTSAKRIAKKVTTGLGGYGIFGVELFIKGDEVYFSEVSPRPHDTGLVTLISQNYSEFSLHVRALLGLPIPELEYYTPAASAAILLEGNISSPGFKGMEKALSLKNADLRLFGKPEIQGKRRMGVALAKAKTMEEAREKARQIRDHIQLDL; from the coding sequence ATGCAAAAAATAGGTACTCCATTTTCTCCCTCTTCTACAAAACTCGTTTTACTCGGCTCGGGGGAACTCGGCAAAGAAGTCGCTATTGAGGCACAAAGATTCGGAATTCATGTCATAGCGATTGATCGTTATCCGAATGCTCCTGCTATGCAGGTTGCGCATGAGTTCAGGGTCATCGATATGTTGGATCCTATCGTCTTGGAATCCACACTTCGTGAAATCAAACCGGATTTTATCGTGCCTGAAATAGAAGCCATTCATACTAAGACTTTGGAGAAATTGGAAGCAGACGGTTTTAAAATCGTTCCCAGTGCAAAGGCAGTGAACTTGACTATGAACCGGGAAGGGATTCGGAATTTTGCAAGTATTGAACTAGGATTAAAGACATCTAATTACCGTTTTGCGGATAATTTGACGGAGTTTCAAAACTGTATTAAAGAAATCGGCATGCCCTGTGTCGTGAAACCTATCATGAGTTCTTCCGGAAAAGGACAAAGTCTAATTAGGGAAGAGAAAGACATATTAGGTGCGTGGGAATACGGGCAAACCGGAGGAAGATCGGGAAAAGGTAGGATGATCATTGAAGAATTCGTTTCCTTCGATTTTGAAATCACTTTACTCACCATACGCCACATAGGCGGCACTTCCTTTCTGGAACCGATCGGGCACAAACAAGTGCATGGAGATTATGTAGAATCCTGGATGCCTCAGCCTATGTCGGATCTGGCATTAACATCCGCTAAACGAATTGCGAAAAAGGTGACAACCGGTTTGGGTGGATATGGGATTTTCGGAGTCGAATTATTTATCAAGGGTGATGAAGTTTATTTCAGTGAAGTTTCTCCTAGACCGCATGATACCGGGCTTGTGACTTTGATTAGTCAAAATTATTCGGAGTTCTCCCTTCATGTTCGGGCTTTACTCGGTTTACCCATTCCTGAATTGGAATATTATACTCCTGCGGCTTCTGCCGCCATTCTACTCGAAGGAAATATTTCTTCTCCTGGTTTTAAGGGAATGGAAAAAGCATTATCACTAAAAAATGCCGACCTTCGATTGTTTGGAAAACCGGAGATCCAAGGAAAACGTAGAATGGGTGTAGCACTTGCAAAAGCGAAAACAATGGAAGAGGCACGTGAGAAAGCGAGGCAAATTCGAGATCATATCCAACTGGATTTATGA